In Thermodesulfobacteriota bacterium, the following are encoded in one genomic region:
- the yqeB gene encoding selenium-dependent molybdenum cofactor biosynthesis protein YqeB — protein MTKTIKELIIAIKGAGEMATGVAWRLFQSNFKNIFMMEIKKPIAVRRQVSFCEAVYDEKSMVEGVEAVKVFNSDDIRNAWNNHIIPVIVDPHWKSIKAIRPHVVVDAIIAKKNLGTNLSEAPLVIGLGPGFEAGRDVHMVIETNRGHNLGRIILTGGAEPNTGSPGNINGFTKERVLRSPCSGIFKSSLSIGDLVKQNDVVGHVHSKPVVAGIDGVLRGQIRNNTMVTEHLKIGDIDPRGNRQNCTTISEKARAIGGSVLEAILRKYNQ, from the coding sequence ATGACAAAAACGATCAAGGAACTTATCATCGCTATAAAAGGGGCAGGAGAAATGGCCACCGGTGTGGCATGGCGTCTTTTTCAGTCAAATTTCAAAAATATTTTCATGATGGAGATTAAAAAACCCATCGCGGTCAGGCGACAGGTCAGCTTCTGTGAAGCTGTTTATGATGAAAAAAGTATGGTGGAGGGTGTTGAGGCCGTCAAGGTCTTTAATTCGGATGACATCCGAAATGCCTGGAATAACCATATCATCCCTGTCATCGTTGACCCGCATTGGAAATCCATTAAAGCCATCCGGCCCCATGTGGTGGTCGATGCGATTATTGCCAAAAAAAACCTGGGCACCAATCTATCCGAAGCCCCTTTGGTTATTGGACTTGGACCCGGATTCGAGGCAGGCAGAGATGTCCATATGGTCATCGAAACCAACCGGGGTCATAACCTTGGAAGGATTATTTTAACCGGTGGTGCCGAACCGAATACCGGAAGCCCCGGTAATATTAACGGCTTCACCAAAGAAAGGGTTCTTCGTTCCCCCTGTTCAGGTATATTCAAGTCTTCTTTGAGCATTGGTGACCTTGTCAAACAAAATGATGTGGTCGGACATGTGCACAGCAAACCGGTCGTTGCCGGAATAGATGGCGTTTTAAGGGGGCAGATCAGAAATAACACCATGGTGACCGAGCACCTTAAAATCGGGGACATTGATCCCAGGGGAAACAGGCAGAACTGCACCACCATCTCGGAGAAAGCCCGGGCCATCGGCGGCAGTGTGCTTGAAGCGATTTTAAGAAAATACAATCAGTGA
- a CDS encoding molybdopterin-binding protein → MKKIRVEEAIGTVLAHDMTRIIPGEFKGVGFRKGHVVQKEDIPELLKIGKHYLYVLDLGKDQLHEDDAATRISRSISDQNLEFSEPREGKINIITPYAGLLKINVDALLQVNKMERIIVATLKNNFPCKKGEIIAATRIIPLTIPAKYIEGLEALAKKNKTIVSVKPYKSLKVGAVVTGSEVYNGLISDDFDPSVGKKITAAGCTLIKKIIAPDDVEAISHAIKELKKLGSELIITTGGLSVDPDDVTRQGVITAGADVAFYGSPVLPGAMLMVSALDHIPVISLPACVFYYKRTVFDLIFPRVLAGEKISEDDIAAMGHGGLCMNCKVCHYPVCSFGR, encoded by the coding sequence ATGAAGAAGATCAGAGTTGAAGAGGCAATCGGAACGGTTCTCGCCCATGACATGACACGGATCATCCCGGGAGAATTCAAAGGCGTCGGGTTTAGAAAAGGACACGTTGTACAAAAGGAGGATATCCCGGAACTGTTAAAGATCGGGAAACACTATCTGTACGTCCTTGATCTGGGAAAAGATCAGCTCCATGAAGATGACGCGGCCACAAGGATCTCAAGGTCTATTTCAGATCAAAACCTGGAATTTTCCGAACCCCGGGAAGGTAAAATCAATATCATCACCCCATATGCAGGCCTGCTAAAAATCAATGTGGACGCCCTGCTCCAGGTGAATAAGATGGAGCGTATTATCGTAGCTACCTTGAAGAATAATTTTCCCTGTAAAAAGGGAGAGATCATTGCAGCCACCCGGATCATTCCTCTGACCATCCCTGCAAAATACATCGAAGGACTTGAAGCGCTGGCGAAAAAAAATAAGACCATTGTTTCGGTCAAACCATACAAATCTTTAAAGGTGGGAGCGGTGGTAACCGGTTCTGAAGTCTATAACGGACTGATTTCAGATGATTTTGACCCGTCCGTGGGGAAGAAAATTACAGCAGCCGGATGTACACTCATTAAAAAAATCATTGCACCTGATGATGTAGAAGCTATTTCCCATGCAATTAAGGAGTTAAAGAAACTCGGAAGTGAACTGATCATTACCACCGGAGGGCTTTCGGTAGATCCGGATGATGTGACCCGCCAGGGGGTTATCACGGCAGGCGCCGATGTTGCCTTTTACGGTAGCCCTGTCCTCCCCGGTGCCATGCTCATGGTTTCAGCGCTCGATCATATCCCTGTCATCAGCCTTCCTGCGTGTGTATTTTACTACAAGCGGACCGTGTTTGACCTGATTTTTCCAAGGGTTCTGGCCGGAGAAAAAATCAGTGAAGATGATATTGCGGCCATGGGTCACGGCGGTTTGTGCATGAACTGCAAGGTCTGTCACTATCCGGTCTGTTCATTCGGCAGATAG
- a CDS encoding xanthine dehydrogenase family protein molybdopterin-binding subunit: protein MSDYTIIGKRMPRVDSRAKVMGKAKYTADLKLPGMLVGKIKRSPYAHARILNIDTSKAEALPGVTSVVTGKDTEGVKWGVFPYTRDQQFIQIEKARYIGDEVAGVAAVDEETALHALDLIEVEYEELPAVFDPMEAMASETELIHEDFPNNINIHVNIDTGNVDENFEKAYYIREDTFVASEESYFHAEPYAVVARFDHEHCLEIWMPNAGPHMKSKPLSNAFKIPLHKVKVKKISIGGAFGGRSEICPADYICALLAKKSNRPVKIEFTREENTIATRQGHAMITTHKTGVDKDGRVLARETTCYMDGGAYSSTGPIATSVPFLSMEQAYRMESVRYNGYRVYTNKPIRGMIRTHGRGFACGLDTQLDMIADHLGIDPVEMRLRNSRQPGDYTSTKSYVDSCAMDETILKAVEKSGFKKKWGKLPPFHGIGIGTNSVQTGFPMGIRGGSQSFIKFNEDGEATVMSGVVDNGQGNDNMLVQIASEELGLLPEDIHLVSADTETTSSDPGSYSQVSTFVGGHAVKIAAQNCREKLFQVAAKVLKVKPDQLAAKNRMIFVKDDPEKSIPIKKVVRTSLLNFNSVNAEGGYWPKVDMNREWVKNPYGQMCEAFSFGTTIVEVKVDPETGQVEVLEVTAAQDVGYAINPMVLEGQFEGALTMGGQGGMLTEYHEWNDGRCINPTMLDYKLPLACDMPKINNIIVESVDPKGPYGAKEAGMSIAMSAAQGYSAAVSNAIGVYMDSFPLTPDKILAAIKEKETQSQQQQDSTKTQVN from the coding sequence ATGTCTGATTACACCATCATCGGAAAAAGAATGCCCAGGGTTGATTCCCGGGCCAAGGTTATGGGAAAGGCAAAGTATACTGCCGATCTGAAGCTACCCGGCATGCTGGTGGGAAAAATCAAAAGAAGCCCTTATGCCCATGCACGGATTTTAAATATCGATACGTCAAAGGCTGAGGCCCTCCCCGGTGTAACGTCCGTGGTCACAGGAAAAGATACTGAAGGTGTCAAATGGGGAGTATTTCCCTATACCCGAGATCAGCAGTTTATTCAAATAGAAAAAGCCAGATACATTGGCGATGAAGTTGCAGGCGTGGCAGCCGTAGATGAAGAGACTGCCCTTCATGCCCTTGATCTTATTGAGGTGGAATATGAGGAACTGCCGGCCGTGTTTGATCCCATGGAAGCCATGGCATCGGAAACCGAACTCATCCATGAAGATTTTCCCAACAACATTAATATCCATGTGAATATCGATACAGGGAATGTGGATGAAAACTTTGAGAAAGCATACTATATCAGGGAAGACACCTTTGTGGCATCGGAGGAATCCTATTTTCATGCCGAGCCTTATGCAGTTGTGGCAAGGTTTGACCATGAACACTGCCTGGAAATCTGGATGCCCAATGCCGGACCCCATATGAAATCCAAACCGTTGTCCAACGCATTTAAAATTCCCCTTCATAAGGTAAAGGTCAAGAAAATTTCCATTGGCGGTGCATTCGGGGGCCGCTCAGAGATCTGCCCGGCAGACTATATTTGTGCCCTGCTGGCAAAAAAGTCCAACCGACCGGTAAAAATCGAGTTCACCAGGGAAGAAAACACCATTGCCACCCGACAGGGACACGCCATGATTACCACCCATAAAACAGGGGTGGACAAGGATGGAAGGGTTCTGGCAAGAGAAACCACATGTTATATGGACGGTGGCGCATACTCAAGCACCGGCCCCATTGCCACCAGCGTTCCTTTTCTTTCCATGGAACAGGCTTACCGGATGGAAAGCGTACGTTACAACGGCTACCGGGTTTATACCAATAAACCCATCAGGGGTATGATAAGAACCCACGGACGTGGGTTTGCCTGCGGGTTGGACACCCAGCTGGACATGATTGCAGACCATCTTGGCATTGATCCGGTGGAGATGAGATTGAGAAATAGCAGGCAGCCGGGTGATTATACCAGTACAAAATCCTATGTTGACTCCTGTGCCATGGATGAAACCATTTTAAAGGCAGTTGAAAAATCAGGCTTCAAGAAAAAATGGGGTAAACTGCCCCCCTTCCACGGTATCGGTATCGGCACCAATTCGGTGCAGACAGGCTTTCCCATGGGCATCCGGGGCGGATCTCAGTCTTTTATCAAATTCAACGAGGATGGAGAGGCAACGGTCATGTCCGGGGTGGTGGACAATGGTCAGGGCAATGACAACATGCTGGTCCAGATTGCTTCCGAAGAGCTGGGGCTGCTGCCTGAAGACATCCATCTGGTTTCCGCCGATACCGAGACCACGTCTTCTGATCCGGGATCTTACTCTCAGGTTTCCACCTTCGTGGGTGGGCACGCGGTGAAAATCGCGGCACAGAACTGCCGGGAAAAGCTTTTCCAGGTGGCTGCAAAAGTATTAAAGGTGAAACCCGACCAGCTGGCGGCAAAAAATCGTATGATTTTTGTCAAAGATGACCCGGAAAAATCGATTCCCATTAAAAAAGTGGTGAGAACCAGTCTGTTAAACTTCAACTCGGTGAATGCCGAAGGCGGATACTGGCCCAAGGTGGACATGAACCGCGAATGGGTTAAAAACCCCTATGGCCAAATGTGTGAAGCCTTTTCCTTTGGTACCACCATTGTTGAAGTCAAAGTTGACCCTGAAACGGGTCAGGTTGAAGTGTTAGAGGTCACCGCTGCCCAGGACGTTGGATATGCCATAAACCCCATGGTCCTTGAAGGCCAGTTTGAAGGCGCCCTTACCATGGGTGGACAGGGCGGTATGCTCACCGAATACCATGAATGGAATGACGGCAGGTGTATCAATCCCACCATGCTGGATTATAAACTGCCATTGGCCTGTGATATGCCTAAAATTAATAATATCATCGTGGAATCGGTTGATCCCAAAGGACCTTACGGTGCCAAGGAAGCCGGTATGTCCATTGCCATGTCGGCTGCTCAAGGTTACAGTGCGGCAGTCAGCAATGCCATCGGTGTCTATATGGACTCTTTTCCCCTGACCCCGGATAAGATCCTTGCGGCAATTAAGGAGAAAGAAACTCAAAGCCAACAACAGCAAGATTCAACCAAAACACAGGTTAATTGA